A window of Patescibacteria group bacterium contains these coding sequences:
- a CDS encoding NUDIX domain-containing protein yields the protein MPATKISLDKAKINKLFYFVANVVVYRKSDKRCLILKRDEREKVHPGKYAVPGGKLEWEDMDLNRPTRINGDVLDFENAVEDLLIRETREEAGVEIENNFKYINSVAFVRSDGIPVILVKFAVEYKGGEVKPESGSFTDYAWVNREEAKKYDCIKGIKEEIAQTIKLFSF from the coding sequence ATGCCCGCGACTAAAATAAGTTTGGATAAAGCCAAGATAAATAAACTTTTTTATTTTGTGGCCAACGTGGTTGTTTATCGGAAAAGCGACAAGAGGTGTTTAATTTTGAAAAGGGACGAGAGAGAAAAGGTCCATCCGGGAAAATATGCGGTGCCGGGCGGAAAATTAGAATGGGAAGACATGGATTTAAACCGGCCAACGAGAATAAATGGCGATGTGCTTGATTTTGAAAATGCCGTAGAAGATTTATTAATTAGAGAAACCAGGGAAGAAGCCGGGGTGGAAATAGAAAATAATTTTAAATATATAAATAGCGTAGCTTTTGTCAGATCCGATGGGATTCCCGTGATATTGGTAAAATTCGCGGTTGAATATAAAGGCGGAGAAGTAAAGCCGGAAAGCGGGAGTTTTACCGATTACGCCTGGGTTAACAGAGAAGAAGCAAAAAAATATGATTGCATCAAGGGCATAAAAGAAGAGATAGCGCAAACAATTAAATTATTCAGTTTTTAA
- a CDS encoding SdpI family protein, with protein sequence MPNPIKPTIKTEILPLLILLATAISSFYFYAHFPERVPTHWNFAGEVDSWGPRSSAFIIPAVMAGMYLLFMFLPFIDPKKERYGQFRKVYHIFKGIIIVFMAILYFATSLNGLGHNLPIGVIVPVGVGLLFIVIGIYMKEIKSNWFVGIRTPWTLSSEEVWDKTHRFGGKAFMLAGLLITLDSFLPISWRLPVFIAAMVILLFGTIGYSYFAYSKEKKSRNT encoded by the coding sequence ATGCCAAATCCTATTAAACCAACCATAAAAACAGAAATTTTGCCGCTTTTAATTTTATTAGCGACAGCAATTTCTTCGTTTTATTTTTATGCTCATTTTCCGGAGAGAGTGCCGACGCATTGGAATTTTGCCGGGGAAGTGGACAGCTGGGGTCCGCGCTCTTCCGCTTTTATTATCCCGGCCGTGATGGCGGGCATGTATTTATTGTTTATGTTTCTGCCTTTTATTGATCCGAAAAAAGAAAGATATGGCCAGTTCCGAAAAGTTTACCATATTTTCAAGGGCATCATAATTGTTTTTATGGCCATCCTTTATTTTGCCACCAGTCTGAACGGCTTGGGGCACAATCTTCCCATCGGCGTTATTGTGCCAGTCGGAGTCGGCCTGCTTTTTATAGTTATCGGCATTTATATGAAAGAAATCAAGAGTAATTGGTTTGTCGGCATCCGTACGCCCTGGACGCTGTCTTCCGAGGAAGTTTGGGACAAGACCCATCGCTTCGGCGGTAAGGCCTTTATGCTCGCCGGTCTTTTAATCACCCTTGATTCTTTCTTGCCGATTAGCTGGCGTTTACCCGTGTTTATCGCCGCTATGGTTATATTATTATTCGGCACGATTGGTTATTCTTACTTTGCTTATTCAAAAGAGAAAAAGTCGCGTAACACATAG